A single region of the Camelus ferus isolate YT-003-E chromosome 2, BCGSAC_Cfer_1.0, whole genome shotgun sequence genome encodes:
- the IDUA gene encoding alpha-L-iduronidase isoform X13, with amino-acid sequence MGSPSGHFIDFEDKQQVFEWKNLVSLLARRYIARYGLKHVSKWNFETWNEPDHHDFDNVSMTLQGFLNYYDACSEGLRAASPALRLGGPGDSFHPPPGSPLCWGLLGHCHNGTNFFTGEVGVRLDYISLHKKGAGSSIRILEQEVAVVGQIQRLFPKFTDTPIYNDEADPLVGWSLPQPWRADVTYAAMVVKVIAQHQNLLVANTSSAVRYALLSNDNAFLSYHPHPFSQRTLTARFQVNNTRPPHVQLLRKPVLTAMALLALLDGEQLWAEVSQAGMVLDSNHTVGVLASTHRPTGPADTWRATVLVYASNDTHAHPNRSVTLTLRLHGVPPGPASGSAGLVFVTFYMDNWSCSPHREWQRLGRPVFPSVEQFQRMRAAEDPVAVTPRPFPTSGQLTLSPELPLPSLLLVHVCARPQEPPGQVTRLRALPLTRGQLLLVWSDVRVGSKCLWTYEIQFSPDGGAYAPISRKPSTFNLFVFSPDGAVVSGSYRVRAVDYWARPGPFSSSVQYLEVPAP; translated from the exons ATGGGCAGCCCCTCCGGACACTTCATTGACTTTGAGGACAAGCAGCAGGTGTTTGAGTGGAAGAACCTGGTCTCCCTCCTGGCCAGGAGATACATCG CTAGGTATGGACTCAAGCATGTTTCCAAGTGGAATTTTGAGACATGGAATGAGCCGGACCACCACGACTTTGACAACGTCTCCATGACTTTGCAAG GCTTCTTGAACTACTACGATGCCTGCTCTGAGGGTCTGCGTGCTGCCAGCCCGGCTCTGCGCCTGGGTGGCCCTGGGGACTCCTTCCACCCACCACCGGGCTCCCCACTGTGCTGGGGCCTCCTGGGACACTGTCACAATGGCACAAACTTCTTCACCGGGGAGGTGGGCGTGCGGCTGGACTACATCTCCCTCCACAAGAAG GGCGCAGGCAGCTCCATCCGCATCCTGGAGCAGGAGGTGGCAGTCGTGGGGCAGATACAGCGGCTCTTCCCCAAGTTCACTGACACCCCCATTTACAATGATGAGGCGGACCCACTGGTGGGCTGGTCCCTGCCGCAGCCCTGGAGGGCCGACGTGACCTACGCTGCCATGGTCGTGAAG GTCATCGCACAGCACCAGAACCTGCTGGTGGCCAACACCAGCTCCGCCGTGCGCTACGCGCTCCTGAGCAATGACAACGCCTTCCTGAGTTACCACCCGCACCCCTTCTCACAGCGCACGCTCACCGCACGCTTCCAGGTCAACAACACGCGCCCACCGCACGTGCAGCTGCTGCGCAAGCCAGTGCTCACAGCCATGGCACTGCTGGCCCTGCTTG ACGGCGAGCAGCTCTGGGCCGAGGTGTCTCAGGCCGGGATGGTGCTGGACAGCAACCACACGGTGGGCGTCCTGGCCAGCACTCACCGCCCAACTGGCCCCGCTGACACCTGGCGTGCCACGGTATTGGTCTATGCGAGCAATGACACCCATGCCCACCCCAACCGCAGCGTCACCTTGACGCTGCGCCTGCACGGGGTGCCCCCCGGCCCAG CATCTGGCTCTGCAGGGCTCGTCTTTGTAACATTCTACATGGACAACTGGTCCTGCAGCCCCCACCGCGAGTGGCAGCGCCTCGGCAGGCCGGTCTTCCCCTCTGTGGAGCAGTTCCAGCGCATGCGCGCGGCTGAG GACCCGGTGGCCGTGACGCCGCGCCCCTTCCCCACCAGTGGCCAGCTGACCCTGAGTCCCGAGCTTCCCCTGCCCTCACTCCTGCTGGTGCACGTGTGTGCGCGCCCTCAggagcccccaggccag GTGACTCGGCTCCGTGCTCTGCCCTTGACCCGTGGGCAGCTGCTTTTGGTCTGGTCGGATGTGCGTGTGGGCTCCAA GTGCCTGTGGACCTATGAGATCCAGTTCTCCCCGGATGGTGGGGCCTACGCGCCCATCAGCAGGAAGCCTTCGACCTTTAACCTCTTCGTGTTCAGCCCAG ACGGGGCTGTCGTCTCTGGCTCCTACCGGGTTCGTGCGGTGGACTACTGGGCCCGGCCAGGCCCCTTCTCGAGTTCTGTGCAGTATCTGGAGGTCCCGGCACCCTGA